The segment GCCAGGGGAAGAGGGGGCCTTTAGAGAGCTGGGGGCCAAGGGAAATACATAGTTAAGCATGGGCCTGAGCGAAGCCTGCAATAACATCAGCATGCCTACATGTGGCCCGTTAGATGGGACAAAACCTGGAGGAAGCGACTGAGGTGCAAATAGATGGGGGAAAAAGGTCAACAGAAGACCTAGGGTCAAAGTTGGATGTGAAAGAGTGGGTCTGGGGATGAGGGAGACCTGCTGGCTGCCATCTTCCTGATAATCCCTTTTCCCCCAGCTGGCTGGCCCGCACAGACCCCAAGGATGTGGCACGAGTAGAGAGCAAGACGGTGATTGTAACTCCTTCTCAACGGGACACAGTGCCCCTCCCGGCTGGTGGGGCCCGTGGGCAGCTGGGCAACTGGATGTCCCCAGCTGAGTTCCAAAAAGCTGTGGATGAGAGATTTCCAGGCTGCATGCAGGGTAACCAGGGCAGGGACACAAACATCAGGGGCACTGACGGTACAAACAGGTTGGAACCCTTCATCCAGGTGACGTTTCCCTCCATAGGCCGAACCATGTACGTGCTTCCATTCAGCATGGGTCCCGTGGGCTCCCCACTGTCACGCATCGGCGTGCAACTCACTGACTCAGCCTACGTCGTGGCAAGCATGCGTATTATGACCCGGCTGGGGACGCCAGTGCTTCAGGCCCTGGGAGATGGTGACTTTGTCAAGTGTCTGCACTCTGTGGGCCAGCCCCTGACTGGGCAAGGTGAGCAGGTGTTCTGCACAGGGGAGGACACAGAGGCCTGCTTGTACTCAGAGGGAACACCAAATCCTACCCATCCTAATTGGTGAGACACCTGATTCCACAGATCCAAGGCAGCTGTCTGGGCTGGGGATGAGGCTGTGTTTGCAGAGCAGTTTGCACAAGATTGAGAAGGTCAATTATCCATGTCCAAGATGAGGGGCATGGGAGCTAATGGATATtatggggggggggcgggggggctttAGCCATCCATTGGCACCACTGCTCCCAAGTGTCTCTCCTGCCACCCCCTGATCCCTCCCACCCCTGACACCCCAGTTCCTGATGCCCCTGCCAGCAGCCCCATGACACCATTGTCCCCAGGGGAGCCGGGGAGCCAGTGGCCATGCAATCCAGAGAAAACCCTGATTGGCCACGTGCCTGACCAGCGGGAGATCGTCTCCTTCGGCAGCGGCTATGGTGGCAACTCTCTGCTGGGCAAGAAGTGCTTTGCCCTTCGCATCGCCTCTCGGCTGGCTCGGGATGAGGGCTGGCTGGCGGAGCACATGCTGGTGAGGGCCTGGTGAGAATCGGGCAGCTGCGGGGGTCAGGGCAGCGGCAGGGCCTGGCCAGTCTGCCTCAGCCTTGCCTCCCACCAGGTGCCAGGCTAGTGAGCAGAGACTGCCCAAAGCCCGAAGCTTTGACCCCAGGCTGCTGAATGTGTGGGGCTTCCCCTTGCCGCCACCCCAGGCCTAGTGGCAAGGTGGTACACCTGTTAATACACATCAGTCCTCTCTGTTAATCTGTCACTGTCCTTCCTATGAAGACCATGCCCTGACCTTTGGTGACCTCctccttattttctctctcctcaatATGCAGATCCTGGGTATCACCAGCCCTGCAGGGAAGAAGCGCTATGTGGCAGCTGCCTTCCCCAGTGCCTGTGGCAAGACGAACCTGGCCATGATGCGGCCAGCACTGCCAGGCTGGAAGGTGGAGTGTGTGGGAGACGACATCGCCTGGATGAGGTTCGACAGTGATGGTGAGTGGCCCTTGGATCATACTCTTGGTACTGGCTCTTACCAGAGAATAGGGGTCTTCCCTCCACTGCTCCTGGTGAACTTTGTCCGTAAGAACCTTCTCCTAAACAGCCAACCTCGCCCTGAACTTTCTGGCAGAAGCACAAAGCCTTCCCCATCAGATCTAGGGTCCAgctcagggcagggaggggcaccACAGGACCTTCCCCGGCTACACGCCTCAACTTTTCCTGCTTGGTCCTTCCTTTCTTGCACTTCTCCTCCTAACAGGTCGACTCCGGGCCATCAATCCTGAGAATGGTTTCTTTGGGGTGGCTCCTGGTACCTCTGCCACCACCAATCCCAATGCCATGGCCACAATCCAGAGTAACACTCTTTTCACCAACGTGGCTGAGACCAGTGATGGCGGCGTGTACTGGGAGGGCATTGACCAACCTCTCCCACCTGGAGTCACCGTCACTTCCTGGCTGGGCAAGGCCTGGAAACCTggtatgtggggtgggggagtcatGACACAGCCCGCAGGGCTCAGCATCTAGATGATGTAAAAGCCTTCTCCACAACCCGCAGCCATGTTCTAGGACCTCCAGGAGGCACAGGAAGTTATGAATGTTTGCAGTTTCCAACCCCAGGCAAGGTCTCAGTTCATGTCCCAACTCCACCAAGTACTGGCTTTGTGACTTGGCTAAATTGCTTAACCTCCTGAGCTTTAGGTTCCCCATCAGTTGAATGGGAGTAATTACTATAGTACCTATCTCTTAAAGTTGTTGGACGATTAAATGCATGCAAAGGATTTAGCACAGTACCAAATACTtagtaagtcctcaataaatataagccgagtgttaaaaaaaaaaaggaaaaaaaagaaagaactgttttgaaaattattacagaaaaaatagGGCTCAAAGTATAATCCATAAAGTTTGACATATTAGGAAAGGACGAACCCTGCCCCTCCTCTTGCCACTTTGGTTCCTACTATCCCCCTGTATAATGACCACTGTCTAAAAGTCAGTATTGttaccctccccctccccctgtccCTCCAACACATATACTGCAATCCTTCTTCCTAACTGAATCCGACCAGCTCTTTAGCCTCTCCTAGAAGCTAGTTTCTCAAGCCTGTCATTACTCCCCGTGCCTTACagtcccccccctcccccaatcctgCACTCTGGACCTTCAGCTTTCAGTGGCCTTCGACAGTCAGACAACCCCGAGACCGAGGGATGGGAGCAAAGAAGagcaagggggggggggaggcctGTGGTCACTGAAGCCTATATTCAAGTTTTCCAGGCTGACCTAGCAGTCACCCTCCTCATCTAATCACCCTTTATTTTCTCCAACACCATCATTAAGCTCTCCTCAGCCTTCCTACCCAACTGAGAAGTCCAAGAAACTTTCATATTTCCCCACAGGCTAATTCCCCAACCCTTTCATCATCTCTGGATTCAGGGGTATAACTAGGGTGTGTTGTGTCCAGCTTCAGTTCCCAGAATAACACCCTGTGCTAGCGTCCTGAATTGGGGGCTGATAAAAGTGCAAGGGAGAAGCATAAAGGATAGCTCTTATGTGAGAGTGGAGGCAGGAGCTGGGGGGCGGGACGGAGACAGAGGGTGGCAGCTTTGACTCCCTTACCCCCAGGTCTGACCAGCAACTTCCAGTAGAGAAGGCACCATGTCCATTTGGGATACCCATGATGGTGCCTTATATATCTACCCTTGACTTGGTCCCAGCCCCTCTCCAGGGCACCTGAAGGGACCAAATGACCTGGGTTCCTCAGGTTACGCCTGCCCAGGTTATATCTTTGTCTGAGTTCTTCAAGGCTTATCATTCCATCAGGGACTGGGCAGACCCAGGGAAATCACCAAAATTCTGTTAGATTTAAAATCAATTCCTATTTGCATTTTGATGGCTCAAGAGATTCTATTTCCCCCATTTGCTGATGGAAAGTCAATTGTCTGAAATATTGACCACACAGACTCAGTTTTTGCTTTAGGTttgagtatttatttaaataaaagtccCATAAATAAATTGTTTCTGGGGGGGAAATTATGCCAACATCTAACCCCATTCTTTTGAGCACTGGTCAATGCCATAAGGCTATAGTTTGGCATAAACATTAGTGCTCTGCTGAAGCCCAATTCCTCTCCCACTCTTTTCTCACATAGCTTAGCTGGCAGAACCATTGTGGATAAATGACCTGATTTATCCAAATTTTAAGGGAGATGGCCTGACTCCCTGCTCCCTACCCCACGAGGTTGCAGGGAGCCGATGAGGTAAAAAGAAATTGTGCAAGAGTACATGAACATGTGTACTGGGGGTAGATGTGCCCTTGGAAGTGACAGTATTTGTATTTCCTCTGCCAGGTGACAAGGAGCCCTGTGCACATCCCAATTCTCGCTTTTGTGCCCCGGCTCGCCAGTGCCCCATCATGGACCCCGCCTGGGAGGCCCCTGAAGGTGTCCCCATTGATGCCATCATCTTTGGAGGCCGCAGACCCAAAGGTAAACATTGTGTGGGTTCCATGCCTTCTTGGAAAAGGGTCTGGCTCTGTATCAGCGCCCACCTGCCTCTTGTACTAAGAGCTTGGGGATCTTCAGCCTGTATCGCCAACTGTAGCTGTACGTTTCCAGAGCTGTCCTCTGGAGAATACAaaattgggggtggggcggggtgggatGGAATTTGAAAATAGGACAGCTGAGGTCCTAGGAGAAAGAGATTAGGAATCAAGACCACCAGAAAGGATGGAGTGAGCCCAATGCAAAGGGCTGCCTCTGCCCCTGTTCCCTGGTGTTCTAGGAGTACCCCTGGTATATGAGGCCTTCAACTGGCGCCACGGAGTGTTTGTGGGCAGTGCCATGCGCTCTGAGTCCACTGCTGCGGCGGAACACAAAGGTGAGCACCTCCCATGTGTCCACAtggcctcttctctcccttcctgagCCAGACCCTCCTGCCCAGCCCTTCCCCAAtcccttttcaccctgccccaagaATATTCCAGAACCATGAACGTCCTCCAGCTGGATACTGAGTGCCCTTCTCTTTTCCAGTAAAGAGGAAGATTCCTTACCTAGCCTCTCCCCTCCCTAGGGAAGGTCATCATGCATGACCCATTTGCCATGCGGCCCTTTTTTGGTTACAACTTTGGGCGCTACCTAGAACACTGGCTGAGCATGGAGGGGCGCAAGGGGGCTCGGCTGCCACGCATCTTCCATGTCAACTGGTTCCGGCGGGACGAGGCAGGCCGCTTCCTGTGGCCAGGCTTTGGAGAGAACGCTCGGGTGCTAGACTGGATCTGCCGGCGGCTAGATGGGCAGGACAGTGCCCAAGAGACACCCATCGGGCTGGTGCCAAAGGAAGGCGCCTTGGATCTCAGTGGCCTAGGAGCTGTAGACACCACTCAGCTGTTCTCGCTCCCTAAGGACTTCTGGGAACAGGAGGTTCGTGATATTCGGAACTACCTGACAGAGCAGGTCAACCAGGATCTGCCCAAAGAAGTATTGGGTGAGCTGGAGGCCTTGGAGGGACGTGTGCGCAGAATGTGACAACCTGAGGCTCCAGGCTAGCCCGAGAGCACAGCACCAccctaccctccacccccatctaGGAATAGGAGAGCCACCAGGCTTGCAGAAAATATGACCAATTTGATATAACTAACATCTTCTGGGTGCTGTGAGACCAGGCCACAGGCCTTCCCTCATGTGCTGTCCAATAAGAGatactcatttattttacataacacttgtgttttcatttcccaCCTATCTCCACAGGCTTTCCTCTAACACCAATTTCACAATCTTTTTCCGGCCCCTCCAAGCTGCTGATGCCCCACAGGCAGCTCTACCATCAGGGGGCCATCTAAGTAAGAATTGCTGAGAGAAGGCACTATACTCTGTGTCCTGAGGTCTTAAAAAGATGAGAGCCTCTGCAAACTGCTCAGTACCTAAAATTCTCGATTGCCCACTCTATAACCCCATTCTCCAGTGAAGTGGTCCATTGTTGATTTCTCAAACCtgttcttcctcctgcctggccTCATGTTGGGGctcataaaatattcattaaaaaaagtttattcagTATTAAGACAGCTAACACTTCTATAGCACcttttgtgtgccaggcactgttctaagcacattACAAAACAACCCTTTGAGGCAGGtaccgttttacagatgaagaaacaaaggcacAGTAAAGTCAAgtaattgcccaaggtcacacagtacaCAGTAGAGCCAAGAGGAAACAGTCACTGCAGAGACATGTCTCTCAAAGCAGCATAGACCCATAGAATCATAAGGACGTTAGAAGTCACCTATTCCATGCTTCCCAAACTTGAACGTGCCTATGAATCACAGGGGACttactaaaatgcagattcttattCAGCAAGTCTGGGGTAGCCCGGATATTGTTTTCTGTTACAAACTCCTGGGTGATGCTGTGCTGCTATTACAGGGCCCATAGTTTGGCAAGGCCTTGGCCTAAACTCTGAAACCAACGTTAGAGGGAAACCACAAAAAGAGTGATGGTCCCATATGAGTCAGAGGCATCAGCTGAGGATAATTTCACCCGTGAGGTGCAGCAAGGCTGAGTGAATGTATACACTGAGGTGGATAAGATGTGAGTCTGTACCCAGAAAATGAGAACAAACTTCAGCAAATAACTTGGAATTACTGGGAATTCCctcaaaagaaaacactgaaggaGGGAAGACCAAGTGTTCTAGAAAACAGCCAATCACCAGCTACAATGTGTTAAGAGCAGTAAAGAATCTAAAGGTCAGAGTGGATCATATGCTAAAATACACTGAGCAATGGAGTCCattgtacttaaaaatatatacccaAGTCCTCAGCTGCATAAATAGCGTGTGATGACTGAGACAGTGTGATCAGAGGCAGCATAACAGATGTGAGGCACACAGTGCTCTCAAGCCTGGGGTGcctctcagtttctttatctgtgaaatgcaCATGTGCCTACACCTCCGTGTCGTTAGGAGTAAGAATGGAAGTAGGCACTCAAACTATGCCTGGCATGGAGTAACCATTTGAATATTCATGTTAGCTGTCCTCACTTTCCACTCTCTATTGAATAGAGTAGGCCCTGTAAGTCTGTACTGTATACTGCTGACTCTACAGTTTAAGAGGAAGAtgagcaatgaaaataaaattcaggggagaaagaaaatgggtTTGGAAGTTAAGTCCCTCCAGGAAAGAGGCGGAAACGGGTTCCAGGCACCTTTCTGGTCTCTAAATGCACAGTGATGTGAAAGTATTAgccttaaaaatgattttgtcaaTTAGAATAAATTTGGTCTGCATGCCCTATAGctcacaataaacaaaatatagataacacattttaattaacctttgaaaactaaaacagaaacagaaaaccatACAAAACAAAGGCATAGCTTAATAAAGTTAATACACATGCCACTATTAcctagagaaagaaacagaactttGCCAGACACCAAAAGGATCTAGACTCCCTCACCTTGTTCTTCACCTCCATCACAGCCCCTCCTTCCTGGTGTAAATGGACACGGTGGTGCATGATAatcacttccttcttttttttttttttttgtagttttatcaCCCAAATGTGGATCCCTACATATTACGGTTTAGCCTTGCccatttttagaaatttcatatgccttttaagtttctttcaatCTACAGGTTCTCCCTCCATTCTTTTCCTTGAATTTAACCACTGAAGAATCCAGGCCTAGATGCTCAATGCCTAGATTCATTAATTTATTAGGGATTTTAAAGTAGCCATACTTAAACTCTGTCATAATAGGTGGAATACTTTTACAAGGGGCTACTCCCTTTATCTTCTATTTCATTAACCTGAGGTACCGTTTATACAGGCACAGCAAGGTAACTGCTTGTATCCCTTTACTTAccatcttcaaaataatttattcttcaaaagtgaccatttacacacacacacacacatacacactatgaACTTATGGATTTAAACATAATGTTTAAATTATCCTTATTAATGTTCAAATTGTCCCATCTTTGGCCATGGGAGCTTGGCTCTTGAGTCCTTTTGACCTTACCCTGATAGTGTTTGTCAGCTTCTTTGCTATCTGGTATAAGTTGTTCCACACGCACCGTGTACatttcctgccccagacctgcAATCAGTCATTTCTTCAAGTGCTGGTTTCTTTCTGTGGGAAATGGTATTTTAAGATCTGGGTGGTAGGAGTGTTCATTGCTACTGGATTGGTCATTGTTTCTAGAACTTTTCAGAGGATAGGGATCAGAAGATAAAATACCTCTTGAGTTCATACTGATAGTTCCTATTCAAACTCAGGACTAAAGGGTTTTTAAATCCTTCTATATCACATCTGTACCTCCTGTCCACCACACAAAAAATTCTGGTTCTCAAGGACACAAGACATGAGAGTATCAGAAATCCCATAATTATTCAATTGCTTTATAGTCAACATATTTTAAATCCTGAGCAAATTAACATACTTCTGCCTTTTCTCCACACAGAGAATTCTGTAAGAAGATAATGTATAAACACGTCATCAGTCACTTCAGAAAACAGAACTTTCCCTTGTGTTGCCCAGAGCTGTGCATGTGTCCCAGGAGCTCTGTGCAGTCATCAGGCTGAGAGCTGGGGTTGGGGAGAAGGAGGACAGTGTTAgcgagaaaaaaaaagtgctttcctctctcctctctagcCCAGCCCGCCCTCTGGTGGAGATGCTAATGAGCAGGAAACAACCCAAGGCAGGTCAGACAGAAAGTCAGCCAGCTGACATTTACTTAGCAGTTACTAGAACTGGTTCTAAAATGGATGCTAAAGGTAGAAACCTCTCTGTGGCTTCAAGTGGCTTTAAGTGTAGCTGGGGAGAGTAGAGGCTGCCAAATGAAAAGCACTTTACAAACTGTCAGCAAGCAACACACCCAATTTCAAAATCATGACAGGGAAGGCCAATAGAGTTTATcaaaatgatttaattatttttaaagaaatgccaCTTTCTTTCAGTGGAACACACAGTATGGAACACCCTAAAATATAACTGctcatatacatttaaaaaatattatcagtCACAAGTGACATAACCAAGTTCAGAGGCTTAAAAATCTttgacatacaaaaatcaatccaCTGAGATGAAATCCTACATTGTTTAGCATACGATTTGATGTTAAGACTCATTTTGGACATAAAACCTCcgacttttttttacatttaccaTGACTTTTACCTGTTTTATTCAACAATGTACAAGTTCCATATTTCAAAGGCttgaatttagattttattcagttttaaacagaatttctaagtgctaaggagaaaaggccaaggagaagaggaaagatgtAATAAAAAAACGTATTATTAAAGAGATGAGTTTAACAGAAGTTTTTCTTTGGGTACTCATTAATTATAATGCATTGTTCATGCTATATCTTTGTCATTAATTCATGCAAagccttttccattttgttatctAATAGTATAATGAGCCCgggtattttcatgttttaatgcaaaattgaaaacattgtttttgcaTCCACCATGTCACCAGCTTTTAAAACTACCACCTTTTAAAAAACCTAACAACGTAACTTGCACTTTCCAATGGCATAAAAATACAAGACTACAACATCACTTTAATATCCACCTGGTATGTGTCCTACCAtatagacaagttatttaaccagtCCCGTGCATATTGTATATTTGGATCGCTTGTTTCCATTGTTTTACTGTTTTGAGTACTGAAATATGCGTGGGTTCGATTCCATGAAGCTACCCGGGTGACCAGAGGCGATAAGCTCGGGTGTAGCAGTCTAGAGACCGTGAGGCGTCACCCGAAGGACCACACCCTCACCCCCCAGGGAGAGTGAGGCCCAGGAAAGCCACCGGGAACTGAGGGCCCTAGCTCCTCTGCCTGCCCTCTGGGGGCTCTGGACCCAAGACAGCTTGAAGCACTTTTAAGGGAGTGCGAGCCGGGAGCACTGAGATGCAGCTTGAACCCCCGGCCTTTGCGCCGGGCAACGCGAGGTGACTCGACCCACACCGCCTCCCCCCGTCCCCGCGCCTCAGGCTGGGCGAGGATCCCGAGATGTGGTAAGTCCCGGCCTTGGACTCGGCCAGGTTACTCATAAACCCAGAGCGGGGGGGTAGGAGGCGGAGTACGTGCACACCGCAGTCGGATGGCCTGGACGAAGAGCCACCGCAAGGACAGACGGTCTAGGGAAGGTCTATAAATCCCGGAGGGCCAACGGGGCGTCTAAGGGGAACTCACGGAACCGGAAAGGCCTGTAGAGACCCGAGGATATGTTAGGGAGCGTCTGCAAAGACCACAGAGGGAAGCCAGGGGTCATCTAAAAAGTTGTCAAAGCGGCTAAGGGGAGGTCTAGAAAGGGCCGTCCCCACAACAGGGCTTCCGGAAGCTAAACCCGGAAGGGAGGGTGTGGAGGCCTGGGCCCCATCTATGACGTGAACCTACCCTAAAGGCGCCGGCGAAGCTTAGGGCAGGGCCGGCTGAAGATgtagccagggaaaagaggaaggcTGGAGCCCGGTGAggggaaaagggaatgaaaaaggAGGCTCTTAGAGATCGTCTGAAAAATGCACAGCCAAATGAATTTTATGGACGGACAGCAAATGGTACCCCTTGCTAAGACGGCTCTCCGTAGCGAACCAACTTCTTTTGTAAGCCCCGCCCACACCCTTTAAGTGTAGTTCCGTTGTCTCTGATACGGGAAGCAGCGGGTTCCCCACCTCCCAACAAGGAGCGACGCCCTTCCTCGGTTGCGCGCTTTCTCCTCCCCTCACACCCCTCACGCACTTTCTCCCACCCACCTATCAATCACTGTGTTCAGCTGTCCAGTGAGCGGGCCAAGGGGGCGGGGCCGTTAGGGGCGTCGTGTGACGTCGCAGTCCGCCGGCAGGGAAGCCGGGAGATGAGTGACGAAGGAGGCGCGTGACGGAGGCGCGGTTGGCCGACGCTGCGGCGGCAGTCGGTGTAAACAAGGCTTTGCGCCACTGCAGGTCCTGCGACAGCTCCTGGCTGGTGGGTGGTCTCGCGCGGGGCGGTAACAGCCGGTTTCAGTGGGAGGGGCTTCTCGGCCTCTTCCTGGCCTCCCCACCTAGGCGTACACACCCCCGGCACACCACGTGGGCGTGAGGCAAGGAAGGAGAGGGTGTTAGGCCGAATTCTAACGTCATTGGTTGTCGCTGCTGCCCGGCTTTCGCAAGGGAGCACTCTGATTGGTCGGTAAGGGGGCGTTGGGGGGGTCTCTGAGTCCTAGGCTTCTGATTGGTTAGATGCGATAAGCTAATGGGGCGCTTTCTTCCTCGAGGGGTTTTGATTGGTCGTCCAGAGAGGTTACCTGGGAATCCACCCCCCCCAGGGACTTTGATGGGCGAGTTTGAGGTAGAAAAGTGAGAAATTCCTTTTCAAAGGATTCTCATTGGTGAGCTAGGGTAGTGCCAAAAGCTTCACTCTGCTTGTTTTCACAGGATTGGGGAAAGTTTGCATTCCCGAAGCCTTGGAAGTTGTCACAGGCTAAAGAGAAGGGATCTCTGTCTCTAGGACGGGTCACCCTCCTAGAGATAGCTACCCCTATCTCAGGAGACCCTAGTATTTCTAGAGCAGGCTTTGCTTTCACCAAACCCAAGGAGGTGACAGGAGTCCCTGCACAGGACTTAAGGATGCTGTGACCAGAAGATGGGATCACGGAACAGCAGCAGTGCAGGAGCTGGGTCCGGAGACCCCTCCGAGGGCTTGCCCCGAAGAGGGGCTGGCCTGCGTCggagtgaggaagaggaagaggaggatgaagaTGTGGATCTGGCCCAGGTACTGGCCTATCTCCTCCGCAGGTAACTTACTCTCTGGTGTGTCCCCACCAGGCGCCACCACAGTCCCTTGATCCCAACTCCAGGCAGGGAAGTAACAGAGGATAGGGAATGGGATTAGCCCAGGACAGCTGTTTCGTTTGAGCTGAACAGCGTTTTCTGCTGGACACTCATAGCCCTCAGCTCCATACCCAGTAAGAGTGGTTCTAGCTTAGGGAGGGTCACCAAGATGACTCACTCTTGTGTTTGAGGGGACTGTTCAAGGGAAGCTCTCTAGCTATGACCACACAAATGTAATCTGTTTTCCAAGTAAGTGAAAAAATGGGGAAGGGGCCCTGGTTGAAAAGAGGTGAAGAGAAGAGATGGGGAAGTGGGTGTTGAGCCTTTGTGCAGTTAATTACGTGTAATATGAGACCATGTGGACTTACTTGAAAAACAAGTTTAAATTAACCTAACTAACCCTGTTCTTGAGGAAAGATTGCTTTGAAGGAATTGACCACCAGGAGTTGACTGGTAAGGGGTGAAACTGGCTATGTTCCATAACTGTGGCTTCTTGGGGATAAGACAAACTTGGGGATCCCTTCAGAATATCGTGTTCTATGCTGGACTCCTCAGGCAGAGGCTCAGAAGGAAATGCTCTCAGAATTTTCAGTTCTCTGGAAAGTCAACTTAGGTGTCTCAACCTCCATGCAATGCTGGGGTTCTCTTCACTACTGTACGAGGGAGAATTAGTTTCCTACTGTGTCTTATGGGAAGTTGAAGTTGACAGCCAAGGTCTAGTCATCCTCAAACCTCAAAATAGGGACAGTATGATGGTTTGAGTACCAGGTGATTTAACAGCTGGTTAGCCATTGATTCTGAATTTGGTTGCTTTGGGGAAGGGATCCTCCCCCTTTATCATGGGGGGTTTCTCCACAGAGGCCAAGTGAGGTTGGTGCAGGGAGGAGGTGCCGcaaatttacaactaatccagGCCCTCTCGGACTCGGAGGAAGAGCATGACAGTGCCTGGGATGGTCGTCTCGGGGACCGGTACAACCCACCTGGTAAGAGGATAGGCAGACTAAGACCCTAACATCAGAGGACTTTCATTAGGaaacctttgttttccttttttttttttttttttttttaattttgacaaagaaaaatgGTTAAATTGGAAGAAGATGAGACAATTCAGGGAATGAGGGAGTTCTTGCAGACCCAATATATTCAGCCACATTGAGCAGGCTTGAGCACTGTTCTGCTAACTGTCCGCTGGGGCTGGAAGACCTCGGATGAAACTTCCCCTTGGTCCTCACAGTGGATGCAACCCCTGACACCCGGGAGCTGGAGTGCAATGAGATCAAGACGCAAGTGGAATTGGCCACAGGGCGGCTGGGGCTTAGGCGAGCAGCCCGGGA is part of the Rhinolophus sinicus isolate RSC01 linkage group LG03, ASM3656204v1, whole genome shotgun sequence genome and harbors:
- the PCK2 gene encoding phosphoenolpyruvate carboxykinase [GTP], mitochondrial; translated protein: MAAVYRPGLRLSWHGLSPCGWSSRRSIQTLRVLNGDLSQLPAGVRDFVDRSARLCRPEGIHICDGTEAENTATLTLLEQQGLIRKLPKYNNCWLARTDPKDVARVESKTVIVTPSQRDTVPLPAGGARGQLGNWMSPAEFQKAVDERFPGCMQGRTMYVLPFSMGPVGSPLSRIGVQLTDSAYVVASMRIMTRLGTPVLQALGDGDFVKCLHSVGQPLTGQGEPGSQWPCNPEKTLIGHVPDQREIVSFGSGYGGNSLLGKKCFALRIASRLARDEGWLAEHMLILGITSPAGKKRYVAAAFPSACGKTNLAMMRPALPGWKVECVGDDIAWMRFDSDGRLRAINPENGFFGVAPGTSATTNPNAMATIQSNTLFTNVAETSDGGVYWEGIDQPLPPGVTVTSWLGKAWKPGDKEPCAHPNSRFCAPARQCPIMDPAWEAPEGVPIDAIIFGGRRPKGVPLVYEAFNWRHGVFVGSAMRSESTAAAEHKGKVIMHDPFAMRPFFGYNFGRYLEHWLSMEGRKGARLPRIFHVNWFRRDEAGRFLWPGFGENARVLDWICRRLDGQDSAQETPIGLVPKEGALDLSGLGAVDTTQLFSLPKDFWEQEVRDIRNYLTEQVNQDLPKEVLGELEALEGRVRRM